From Carya illinoinensis cultivar Pawnee chromosome 5, C.illinoinensisPawnee_v1, whole genome shotgun sequence, one genomic window encodes:
- the LOC122311552 gene encoding protein FEZ-like — MDERGDHADKLDEILLPGFRFHPTDEELVGFYLKRKIQQRPLSIELIKQLDIYKYDPWDLPKLATTGEKEWYFYCPRDRKYRNSARPNRVTGAGFWKATGTDRPIYSSEGSKCIGLKKSLVFYKGRAAKGVKTDWMMHEFRLPSLTDTAPPKRFVDKSIPANDSWAICRIFKKTNSTNQRAFSHSWVSPEVLPESNTTHHDMLPKCPQYTQFGSENTSLASKTNCTPAIQFSFNNDITAFSPLDFASYRSFNQMAVDKVPPQLPNISTEEHHSSFFFSPLETSVPAKCTTVDISSMLLNMPSSMLGDFGTKSFQSTVDYGSGPKEPCNGLISINLLQDMQRNVNGEQAHALMKNHPLTDDQLESVHSIGFPFSLPLNNDAWKPDLGWDSSPCPSEMSTSFSTTKSYA; from the exons ATGGACGAGAGAGGTGATCATGCTGATAAACTGGACGAAATCTTGCTTCCAGGGTTTAGATTCCATCCAACTGACGAGGAGCTTGTTGGATTTTATCTGAAGAGAAAGATTCAGCAGCGGCCTCTCTCTATCGAGCTCATCAAGCAGCTGGATATCTATAAATATGATCCATGGGATCTTCCAA AATTGGCCACTACTGGGGAAAAAGAGTGGTATTTCTACTGCCCTAGGGACAGGAAATACAGAAACAGTGCGCGTCCTAACCGGGTAACTGGAGCAGGGTTTTGGAAAGCCACGGGAACTGACCGGCCTATTTACTCATCTGAAGGTTCCAAGTgcattggcttgaagaaatccctTGTTTTCTACAAAGGTAGAGCCGCAAAAGGGGTCAAAACTGACTGGATGATGCATGAGTTTCGGTTACCTTCACTCACCGACACAGCACCACCAAAGAGATTCGTGGACAAAAGCATTCCTGCCAAT GACTCGTGGGCAATATGCAGGATATTCAAGAAAACCAACTCCACAAACCAGAGAGCTTTCTCACACTCTTGGGTCTCTCCAGAAGTACTACCAGAAAGTAATACTACTCATCATGATATGCTACCCAAATGTCCACAGTACACTCAGTTTGGCTCGGAGAACACGTCATTAGCATCAAAAACCAACTGTACTCCCGCCATTCAGTTCTCTTTTAACAATGATATCACTGCATTCTCTCCCTTAGACTTCGCATCCTACAGATCCTTTAATCAAATGGCCGTAGACAAAGTACCTCCTCAACTACCCAATATTTCAACCGAAGAACACCACTCTAGCTTCTTCTTCTCACCTCTAGAAACTTCAGTACCCGCAAAATGCACCACCGTTGACATCTCTTCCATGCTGCTAAACATGCCGTCGTCAATGCTCGGAGATTTTGGTACCAAGTCCTTCCAGAGTACTGTAGACTATGGTTCTGGCCCAAAAGAACCTTGCAATGGCTTGATCTCTATCAATTTACTCCAAGACATGCAAAGGAACGTTAATGGTGAGCAGGCTCACGCCCTAATGAAAAACCACCCTCTTACCGATGACCAGTTGGAGAGCGTCCATTCCATCGGATTTCCATTCAGTCTGCCTTTGAATAACGATGCTTGGAAGCCGGATTTGGGGTGGGATTCTTCACCATGTCCTAGTGAAATGTCAACAAGTTTCTCTACAACCAAGAGCTATGCTTGA
- the LOC122312010 gene encoding probable LRR receptor-like serine/threonine-protein kinase At3g47570 yields the protein MSILLTDDNRLVGTLPPNIGLTLPNLQFLAMSRNKFSGPIPVSLSNSSQLEKLLLYRNNFVGQVPNLGNLLHLRWLAFHANNLGNNSSKDLDFLDSLGNCPKLEILYFSENHFGGSLPNSIGNLSMQLTQLDVAGNQISGILPAALENLTNLTFLSMTQNLLTGSIPTYFGEFQNLEGLSLDGNRFLGLIPSSIGNLTRLVTLNLSQNKLEGSIPSSFGNFKSLQELDISENSLIGAIPINILSSQLLVLNLSQNSLTGTLPVEVGNSRNIYRLDVSKNNFSGEIPRTLANCLSLEYLYLQGNSFQGNLPPSLASLKGLQYLDLSQNNLSGMIPNDLQELSVLLYLNLSFNNLAGEVPTEGIFRDASRVSVAGNKELCGGVPDLQLQPCDIKVEKKRGKSHAFKIAIIISSGIFSLTIISCCLVLYRRRKSEKKLTSTHSKSDPLSKVSYRELYQLTGGFSQNNLIGSGGFGSVYRGILPHEERMVAVKILKLQQKGASKSFMAECNVLRNIRHRNLVKILTCCSSVDYSGNEFKAIIYEYMPNGSLEKWLHPDIDNGNLSRNLNLLQRLNAAIDVASALHYLHDHCETPIVHCDLKPSNVLLDDDMIAHVSDFGLARLLSPTNHLSHHQTSTTGIKGSVGYAAPEYGMGGEASTQGDVYSYGIFVLEMFTGKKPTDENFEDSFNLHNFVKIALPEKLVQIVSPKLLTRREVDEIAASTKEDNYKYNDHDNDIEEEEEEEKEEEKSYVGEESQMNPNVQKCLLSVLQIGLACSLEPPKERMNMEDVTRQLHRIKNAFLGFGFSR from the exons ATGAGCATCCTCTTAACTGACGATAACCGACTTGTTGGAACTCTTCCCCCCAACATAGGCCTCACTCTCCCTAATCTGCAGTTTTTGGCAATGTCTAGGAATAAGTTCTCTGGCCCAATCCCCGTTTCTCTATCCAATTCTTCTCAGCTTGAGAAACTTCTTCTCTACCGAAACAATTTTGTAGGACAAGTTCCAAATCTGGGAAACCTACTTCATCTCCGGTGGCTAGCTTTTCATGCGAATAATCTAGGAAATAATTCATCTAAGGATTTGGATTTCCTAGATTCTTTGGGAAACTGCCCCAAACTGGAAATACTTTATTTTTCCGAGAACCATTTTGGAGGTAGTTTACCCAACTCTATAGGAAATTTGTCCATGCAGCTCACACAACTAGATGTTGCAGGTAATCAAATATCAGGAATTCTTCCTGCCGCATTAGAGAACCTCACCAACTTAACTTTCTTAAGCATGACACAAAACCTATTGACAGGCAGCATTCCTACTTATTTTGGGGAGTTTCAAAATCTGGAAGGATTGAGTTTGGATGGAAATAGATTCTTAGGGCTGATACCTTCCTCTATAGGCAACCTCACCCGATTGGTCACACTTAACTTATCACAAAACAAATTGGAAGGAAGCATTCCATCAAGTTTTGGCAACTTCAAAAGTTTGCAAGAGTTGGATATTTCAGAAAATTCCCTTATTGGAGCCATACCCATTAACATTCTTTCTTCCCAATTACTGGTACTCAACTTATCACAGAACTCACTAACTGGCACCCTACCTGTGGAAGTGGGAAATTCAAGAAATATTTATCGATTGGATGTCTCTAAAAACAACTTTTCAGGTGAGATTCCGAGAACTCTTGCAAATTGCTTGAGCTTGGAGTACCTTTACCTACAGGGTAATTCATTTCAAGGAAACTTACCTCCATCTTTGGCCTCTTTGAAAGGCCTTCAGTATTTAGATCTTTCACAAAACAATTTGTCAGGAATGATTCCTAATGATCTACAGGAACTATctgttttattatatttgaatctTTCCTTCAATAATTTGGCGGGTGAGGTACCGACGGAAGGGATATTCCGCGATGCAAGCAGAGTATCAGTGGCAGGAAATAAAGAGCTTTGTGGGGGTGTACCAGACCTGCAACTACAACCATGCGATATCAAAGTTGAGAAGAAACGAGGAAAATCCCATGCTTTCAAGATAGCAATCATAATTAGTAGTGGGATTTTCTCTTTGACAATAATATCGTgctgtcttgttctttataggAGGAGAAAATCGGAAAAGAAATTGACttcaacacattcaaaatctgACCCTCTTTCCAAGGTTTCGTACAGGGAGCTTTATCAGTTGACTGGCGGATTCTCTcagaataatttaattggaaGTGGTGGCTTTGGCTCTGTGTATAGAGGAATTCTCCCTCACGAAGAGAGGATGGTTGCCGTCAAGATCTTGAAGCTTCAACAAAAGGGAGCTTCGAAGAGTTTCATGGCTGAATGCAATGTTTTAAGAAATATACGACATCGGAATCTTGTCAAAATCTTAACATGTTGCTCTAGCGTGGACTACAGTGGTAATGAATTCAAAGCAATTATTTACGAATACATGCCAAATGGAAGCTTAGAGAAGTGGCTGCATCCAGATATAGACAATGGAAATCTGTCAAGAAATCTCAACCTTCTTCAGAGACTGAATGCTGCTATTGATGTCGCATCCGCACTGCATTATCTTCACGACCACTGCGAAACACCCATCGTTCATTGTGATCTAAAGCCAAGCAATGTTCTTCTTGATGATGACATGATTGCTCATGTAAGTGATTTTGGTTTGGCAAGGCTCCTCTCTCCAACCAATCATCTTTCTCACCATCAAACCAGCACAACCGGGATAAAGGGTTCTGTTGGCTACGCCGCTCCAG AGTACGGAATGGGTGGTGAGGCATCAACACAGGGAGATGTATATAGCTATGGGATATTTGTGCTGGAGATGTTCACAGGAAAGAAACCCactgatgaaaattttgaagacAGTTTCAACCTccataattttgtcaaaatagCATTGCCAGAGAAACTTGTACAGATTGTGAGCCCAAAGCTTCTCACAAGAAGAGAAGTTGATGAAATAGCAGCATCAACAAAAGAAGATAACTACAAGTACAATGATCATGACAATGATattgaggaggaagaagaagaagaaaaagaagaagaaaagagctATGTTggggaagaaagccagatgaacCCAAATGTTCAGAAGTGCTTACTGTCAGTTCTGCAGATCGGCCTTGCTTGTTCATTGGAACCtccaaaagagagaatgaatatGGAAGATGTGACTAGGCAACTGCATCGAATCAAAAATGCTTTTCTAGGTTTTGGGTTTTCTCGATAA
- the LOC122311346 gene encoding 60S ribosomal protein L34-like: MVQRLTYRTRHSYATKSNQHRIVKTPGGKLVYQNTKKRASGPKCPVTGKRIQGIPHLRPAEYKRSRLSRNRRTVNRAYGGVLSGGAVRERIIRAFLVEEQKIVKKVLKIQKAKEKQASRS; encoded by the exons ATGGTTCAGCGCCTCACTTATCGCACGCGTCACAGCTACGCCACCAAATCCAACCAACATCGTATCGTCAAGACTCCCG GAGGGAAACTCGTGTACCAGAATACTAAGAAGAGAGCCAGTGGGCCTAAGTGTCCCGTCACTGGCAAGAGGATCCAAGGg ATTCCTCATTTGAGGCCTGCTGAATATAAGAGGTCTAGGTTATCTCGAAACCGAAGGACTGTTAACCGGGCTTATGGTGGAGTGCTGTCTGGAGGTGCTGTCAGAGAAAG GATCATTCGAGCCTTTTTGGTGGAAGAGCAAAAGATTGTGAAAAAGGTTTTGAAGATTCAGAAGGCAAAGGAAAAGCAGGCATCAAGGAGTTAA
- the LOC122311687 gene encoding uncharacterized protein LOC122311687, whose product MVSTLLSVSSLLAQSSFCCSFPGSPKPKIFAEQSRALALNLFSSQRQFNRSISGRALRSVCFFNAGDKSKGDLQEKETGLDWPILKRWDVPWEWQTVSLTSLACGLSFVLTGLVEAAAIPYLGLRIEELSLDEKAEILFLDQGITTAVVLGIMYSVANTFQPLPEDVFRYDWRDPFSLQKGWLLWAGFGLVGALTAIALTGAAMSFFSGESPQRETDALVRLLPLIGSSSISTACLVGITGVFAPVLEETVFRGFFMMSMTKWVPTPVAVIISAAVFALAHLTPGQFPQLFVLGTALGFSYAQTHNLLTPITIHAFWNSGVILLLTFLQLQGYDIKELLQAT is encoded by the exons ATGGTGTCGACGCTACTTTCAGTTTCCTCGCTGCTAGCTCAGTCTTCTTTCTGCTGCAGTTTTCCGGGCTCGCCGAAACCTAAAATCTTTGCCGAGCAAAGCCGTGCCCTCGCTCTCAATTTGTTCTCATCGCAACGCCAATTTAACCGGTCCATTTCCGGTAGAGCACTGCGCTCCGTTTGCTTTTTCAATGCTGGAGATAAGTCTAAAGGCGATCTTCAAGAAAAG GAAACTGGGTTGGACTGGCCCATTTTGAAGCGATGGGATGTGCCCTGGGAATGGCAAACCGTTTCCTTGACTTCGCTTGCTTGCGGATTAAG TTTTGTTTTGACAGGATTAGTAGAGGCAGCGGCTATACCATATCTAGGACTTCGCATTGAGGAGCTAAGTTTAGACGAGAAGGCAGAGATACTGTTTTTAGATCAGGG AATTACTACTGCAGTTGTGCTTGGAATTATGTATAGCGTTGCCAACACTTTTCAACCACTCCCTGAAGACGTTTTTCGATATG ATTGGAGGGATCCTTTTAGTCTACAGAAAGGGTGGCTCTTGTGGGCAGGGTTTGGTCTTGTTGGTGCTCTAACAGCCATTGCATTGACAGGAGCTGCCATGTCCTTTTTCAGTGGTGAGAGCCCACAAAGAGAG ACTGATGCTCTAGTTCGCTTGCTCCCACTAATCGGATCTTCAAGCATCAG CACTGCTTGCTTGGTGGGCATCACTGGTGTCTTTGCTCCAGTTCTTGAGGAGACTGTGTTTCGGGGGTTTTTTATGATGTCCATGACTAAGTG GGTACCTACACCAGTAGCTGTCATAATTAGTGCAGCTGTATTTGCACTAGCACATCTCACACCAGGACAGTTCCCCCAGTTGTTTGTGCTAG GGACTGCTTTGGGATTTTCATATGCCCAAACACATAATCTTCTAACACCCATCACAATACATGCTTTTTGGAACTCTGGAGTCATATTGCTTCTCACATTTCTCCAG CTTCAAGGTTACGATATCAAGGAATTGCTGCAAGCAACCTGA
- the LOC122312011 gene encoding putative receptor-like protein kinase At3g47110, producing MELHNIKLRVLCSTYFLVILPFSLSLLCLQSDTASSVVFQTTNETDLLALLKFKESITNDPRNILSSWNASSALHFCKWQGVSCGRKHQRVTALQLQGYSLRGSISPYVGNLSFLSSVNLQQNFLGGEIPAEVARLFRLKDLYLSNNSFTGEIPRNLTNCPELRVIDLERNELTGRIPDELGSLKRLEMLMFSSNNLTGDIPLLCETFLHSKDCT from the coding sequence ATGGAGCTTCATAACATCAAGTTACGCGTATTATGCTCCACGTACTTTCTCGTGATTCTTCCCTTTTCTTTAAGCCTATTATGCTTACAATCAGACACGGCCAGTAGCGTTGTCTTTCAGACAACAAATGAGACCGATCTTTTGGCTTTGCTGAAATTCAAAGAATCTATCACCAATGATCCACGTAACATCTTGAGCTCCTGGAATGCTTCTTCTGCACTCCACTTCTGCAAATGGCAGGGAGTTTCATGCGGCCGTAAGCATCAAAGAGTCACTGCCTTGCAACTCCAAGGCTATTCTTTGCGCGGATCCATATCACCTTATGTTGGCAATCTAAGCTTTCTTTCGTCTGTCAACCTCCAACAAAACTTCTTAGGCGGAGAAATTCCGGCAGAAGTTGCTCGTTTGTTCCGACTGAAAGATCTCTACCTCAGTAACAACTCATTCACGGGGGAAATTCCACGCAACTTGACCAACTGTCCTGAACTCAGAGTCATTGATCTGGAAAGGAATGAACTTACGGGGAGAATTCCTGACGAACTTGGCTCTTTGAAGAGGCTCGAGATGCTTATGTTTAGCTCAAACAACTTGACAGGAGACATCCCCCTTCTTTGCGAAACGTTTCTTCACTCCAAGGACTGTACTTAG